The segment GTGCCCAGTAGAATATCCATAGGAATGCAAATAGGAATGCGAATATGAACATGAGGGGTGCGAATATTCTGCTCACAGCCACGATTGAGCTTATGGTTGTAACAAGCTCAGTTGAATGCAGGGGGCCCATGGTCTTAATACCCTGGATCTTGGGAACATCAGATGCCACCTCAACATCCTCAATATCGTTAATGGCTTCCTGTGTGCATTCAACGATTGCAGTGATTATTTCATCTGGCTTCTTGGTACCCACAGGGTTGTGGCCCCCTGAGAGGGTGTTAACGAAGTGGGTGTCAGTTGTCATAACCTCCAGATTCTGAATATCAAGATCCGCGAGTGCATCCTGGATCCTTGCCCTGAATCCTATCTTCATGTTGTTTGAGTCAAGAACTATGTAAGCAGTTCTCTCACCTGCAACCTCAACCACCATGACCTTCAAACCGCTCTGACCAACACCGTCGTCCTTGCTGATCTCATTAAGGGGGTTGTGTGCACATCCCATTCTCAGTGTCTCATCCTTATCAAGTTTTGGAAGTTTTTCAACGGCCTCCATTAATTCGAAGACTTCCCTGTTACCAGGGAGTATTCTTCCACCCTCTCCCTTGAAGGAGTTGTGGCAGTCAACCAGCACAACATTCTCAGCCCCTGTAACTGCCTTTGCAAGGTTTGAAACAGCCAGTCCCACACCGAAGTCTATATCATCAAACCCCTGGGGTGCAAAGGTTGCAAGAAGAAGCAGGGCATCGTTGAAGTACTGGGCACCTATACGTGCGTTACCACTTTGAACCCTTATGAATTTACTTGCCCTTGCTGCGTACTCTGCAGTGACCAGGGAATCCTTAACAACCTTTTCAACCTTCTTAACCTCCCTTCCAGACACAGGGTTGAAGTCATGGGTTGAGGGGCCGTGTGAAACCATTGTGAATACATCGAAGCTTTCAGCAATTTCAGTTGGCATGTTACCCCCACCTATGTTACCCACAGGTCCTGGATGTACTCCTGGTGTTATGAAAACAGCTTTCATACCATTTTTATCCCTAAAACTTATAACGCCGGTTATTGTGTCGATTGCCTCACCAATATCCTCGAAGATTCCCTCAAGTGCATTGGACCCCTCTGTGGTGTGTGCCAGAAACAGGCTCAGAAGTTCAAGCCCACCAACTCCGAGGTTTCTCTTCATAGGAGATTCAATGATTGTCACGAAGGAGTAGATTGCAGTGACCAGTATCAAAGATGCAATGATGATCTTGAAGAGCAGTGGGATGATGCTGAAGTAGCCAATGTTGGTGGTGAGACTGGTGAGTGAAACCAGCACCACCACCATGGATATGATCAGGGCAGGTTGGGTTGTAGCAGCAGGTATGGACTTCAAGAGGCTGATGTTGGAGGTTGTCCAGAGCACTATGGTTCGTATTGCAAAGATAACAGCAGCTCCAAATATCAGAGCATCGATGGTGTAATTGTAAACTGTGAATGAAGAAATAACGCTTCCAATAACGTAGATAACCGCAATTATGAACATTGAAATGAGTGACAGGAACATGGACTGTTTCATCTTCATGTGCCTGCCCTCAAGGGCATTTATCATGGGCTGGGTCATTGCTCCAGCCATCATGGACATCAAACCGAAGATGAGAAATCCTGAAGCACCACCGTAGACAACACTGTAGAGTATTGAATCCCCGGCTGCTGGGTGTATCAGGGAAGCCACAGTTCCCACAATGAAACTTATAAAAAGCATGGACAAAACTGAAAAATTCGTTGATGGAAGACTTACCATGTACTTGCTGAGACCTACTACCTTATCCTGTCCTGACATAAATTAATACCTCTGAATTATTGTAAAAAATTGATGAAATCATGATCTGATTTTATTTCCATAGCTGCAATCTATTTTATCTGTAATGAAGTTGAATATCTATATTACTACACCATGGTTTATAATCATATTTGTTCTGGTTTCCTAATTAAAACCATGGGCACAAATAATAAAAGGTGAATTAAAAATGAATCTTAAGCTTGAAACACCATTATCAACCCATGAAACAAAGAAACTTCAGGTTGGAGATACAGTGTACCTTTCTGGAAAAATATTCACAGCCCGTGACAGTGCACATAAACGCATAGTTGAAGAAGGAGCTCCTGTAAACCTTAAAGGGGAGGTCATATTTCATGCAGGACCCATAATCAGGAAGTTGGATGATCACTATGAAATGGTTGCAGTGGGACCCACAACAAGCACCAGGATGAACCCCTACGAACCCCAGGTCATAAGAATGGGAATCGGGGCCATAGTTGGAAAGGGAGGTATGGATGAAGCCACATCAAAGGCACTCCAGGAAACAGGAACAGCTTACCTCACAGCAGTGGGTGGATGTGCAGCGCTCTACGTGAAATCAGTTAAGAAGATCAGGAGTGTTAACTGGCTGGATCTTGGAGTTCCAGAGGCAATGTGGGAACTTGAAGTCCATGAATTCGGACCCCTGATAGTTACAATGGACTCACAGGGAAGAAACCTCTATGATGAAGTCAAAAAAGAAGCCTGAATTAACCAGCTCCATGGATATTGATGAACCATGCAGCCTGGAATCCCATTTCTCAGGGAACTGTCTTACAGGTGCTGCAGGTTCAGAGGATGTTCTCGTGGAACCGGATCTCAGGGGATTCATAGACACCCACATCCACACAGCCCCGGATGTAAAACCCAGACTCCTGAACGATCTTGAAGCAGCAGAGGATGCCAAGTTGAATGGTATGGGGGCAATAGTCCTAAAATCCCATCTAGAACCAACAGCAGGCCGTGCAAGGATAGCAGAAACTGCAACAGGATTCAGGGTCCTGGGCGGTATCTGTTTGAATAAAAGTGTTGGAGGACTCAACATAGAGGCAGTTAAAACCTCAACCAGCATGGGCGGCAGGATGGTGTGGCTTCCAACCACCTCCTACCCTGAAACTTCTATGGATGAGGAGAAACTTGAAGCCATCATCAACCTCATCTGCGAGGAGGACATGGTGCTTGCAACAGGACACCTCCAGGTTCCTGACATATTCAGGGTTATTGACATGGCAAGGAGTGCTGGTACCAAACGCATTCTTGTGAACCATCCCCTCACACGTGTTGTGGGTGCATCGGTTCAGGAACAGAAGGAAATGTCACGACACGCTTACCTTGAGCACTGCTTCGTTGCCTGCATGGAAGGCCATGACTGCCTTGACCCTGGAGTTATTGCCAGTGCCGTTAAAACAGTTGGATCATCCAGGTGCATCATGGCAACTGATTTTGGTCAGGCACACAATCCCCTACCCTCACAGGGGTTGAAGTTATTCGTAAAAATAATGATTGAACAGGGACTTTCCATGGAGGATGTTCACGCCATGTGTATTGAAAATCCCTCAAAACTCCTGTTTTAAGGATCTGCCCCAGATCTTCCCATTTAAAATAAGTATTCATTCAGATAACTGCAAGTTCTCCTGCAGTTGTTATTTCAAGTTTGTCAGGTGCTATAAAGCCCATTTCCCTGAGTTCTCTTATGTGGTTGTAGGTCATTCCCCTGCTTATCCCTATTTTTATTGCAAGGTTCTTAACAGATATATCACCCTTCTTGAGTTCCTCAAGCACCATGAGTTTAGTTTCAGATATTCCGAAGTTCAGGATTGGAAGGTCCAGTACCTGTTTATCTTCCTCTGTAACGTAAACTATTCTCTCAATCATCTTGTGCCTTGCGTAACACCCGAAAAGGGCTCCAAGAGCCTGGGGCTTTCTTCCACCACTTATGTTCACAACGATCTTCCTGCCCTGGGCAGCTTCCTGCTCTATAACATCAACTGTGTCCCTGGCTATTCTCACAACTTCGTAGAGACTGGTTATCTTGGTCTCTATGTCTATGAACTTTCCAAGGGTTTCAGCCAGTATTTCCTCAACCTTTAATTTGTCCTTCGGAGCATCTTCTTCCCTTAAAAGAACAACCTTCTTAGGGGAGAAATTGGTTATACAGAACATAACAGGTTCTATTGCATAGATCGTTGATATCAACGTGTAATCCATTGTATCACCCTCACTTCCTTTAACTTTCCATACTCAATCTAATTCGGATCCCACTGGATCCATATTCACAGAAAGAGGTATGTTATTAAACACTTCCTTACCTTTATTTTTCTTATGATGCATCATTAATATATATTTTGCTAAATCATGGCCAGTAGGGAATAGTTGGTATCCATTTACTTTGCATATGTCACTTTTTGAGTTAACCATTGTTACAGATGCTTTTTTTTAGTGGGTGGAATTCACAGGGTGCATGAATCTGGATCTGTAAATAGAAATCATGTACATTTATATACCAGTTATTACTAATATTTCTTTGGGTACACAGTTTCCATTTAATGGGGGGTTATGTCCCAACAAAAGGTTATATAATAATTATGCTAATCACAGTAATAGATAAACTCTGATAATGTTGATGGATAAATAATGATGGTTCATTTGCTTTTGATAAGGGAGATGTTTTAATTGGATAACACACGGGTACTGATAATTGAAGATGAAAGCATAACTGCCCTGGAGATTCATAAGAAGCTTGAAACATGGGGCTACCATGTTGTTGGAGTGGCAGGATCCGGGGAGGAGGCAGTTGAAATTGCCAGGGAAAACAGGCTGGACCTCATCCTTGCAGACATCATACTCAAGGGAGACATGGACGGTGTGGAGGCAATAGAACAGATCTACGAGATAACGGATGCTCCAGTCATATACCTCACAGCCCATGCAGATGAATCAACCTTCAAAAGGGCCAAGGAAACCAAACCTGCAGGTTACGTTATAAAGCCCTACGATGAGAAGGAGCTTGCCTTCAACATGGAGATAGCACTCTACAACAGAAAGGTCAAATCAAGGGTTGAAGAATCAGAGGAACGCCTTAAAGCCATGAACCAGTTCCTGCACATATCCTCCAGGGCAATGACATCCAGCATGCGCATAGAAGATACAGCAGGATTTTTAAAGGAATTTGCAAGGTTCTTCCAGAGCAACATCCACTCAAGGTTCAGGAAGGATCTGCTATCTGAAAACTCCATGCGCAGTGATGAAGAACTCCTTGAAGATTACCTGGAATGGGTTTCCCAGTTCTTCACAAACCTGGGCTACAAGGTGGATACCCAGGACAACTCCCTCCTTGTGAACCAGTGCTTCTGGGGCTCCCGAAGAGGGGATAACAAAACCTTCTGCCTCATGTGCAAGGCCATGACAGAGCTGAGTTTCAAATGGACAGGACTACCTGGACATGTTGAACATGAATCAGGGCTTGGGCTGAATCATCCCACATGTGTGTTCAGGTTTGAAGTTGAGGAATGAAATCTTTAAAACTATTTTTTAAGGGGTTAAATCTTTTTTTTAAGGTTTTAAAGACTATTCTATTTTTAAGAAATAATTTTTTCTACTGTAGAAAATCATTCCTTATTAATAAAAATAAATAATAAAAGTATTATTAAGGTTTATTTTTAGATTATACATCTTATTAAAATTAGAAATAGATTTTCAGCCAGTTAATCAATTCATAATAGAAACATTTTAATTATGGACTTTTAATATGTAAAATCAGTTTTAAAGTAGGATATTCATGTGATTTCATGAATGAAATGGGACTTATTTAATTTAAAAATTTATTTTAATCAAGGGAGAGGTAAGATGAGTAATTTTCAGGAAAAAATTACATTCATATGGGATTTAGCAGATCTGTTGAGGGGGACATACAAGCGAAACGAATATCAAAAGGTTATACTCCCTTTTACTGTATTAAAAAGGTTTGACAGTGTTTTAAGCCATTCAAAACCAGATATTATTGATGCTTACAATAAATACAGGAACCAGTTTGAGAACCTTGAACCTGTCTTAATGCAGGCTGCAGTTGATAAAGATGGTAATGAGCTGGGTTTTTACAACTACTCAGAGTTTGATTTTAAGGGTTTGCTTGCAGATCCAGAGAACATTGAAGAGAACTTGATGCATTACATGGATTGTTTCAGTAAAAACGTTCAGGAGATCTTTGAAAATTTCCATATTAAGGATCATATTGCCAGGTTATCCAAGGCAGACCTTCTTTATCTGCTTATAAAGAAGTTTTCAGATTCCAAGGTGGATCTGCATCCTGATAAGGTTTCCAATCATGAGATGGGAACCATATTTGAGGAATTGATACGGAAATTCTCAGAGCAGTCCAATGAAGAGGCAGGGGAGCACTTTACACCTCGTGATGTTGTTGAGCTCATGACACGGCTGATATTCATTGAAAATGGGGTTCATATTAAGGAGAAGGGTATCATTAGAACGATTTATGACCCGGCCTGTGGAACTGGTGGAATGCTCACAAGCTGTAAAAACTTCATAAAAGACCTGAATAACAACATTGAGGTTCCACTCTTCGGCCAGGAGATAAACGAAGAGATATATGCTATATGCAAATCTGACATGCTCATAAAAGGAGAAGATGCCGACAGAATCCAGGGACCTATGAGTACACTGTCAAACGACCAGTTTCCAGATAAGAAGTTCGACTTCATGATATCCAATCCTCCCTACGGTAGAAAATGGGAGCTTGACAAGGAAGAAGTGCAGAGAGAATCAGA is part of the Methanobacterium aggregans genome and harbors:
- a CDS encoding DUF2070 family protein encodes the protein MSGQDKVVGLSKYMVSLPSTNFSVLSMLFISFIVGTVASLIHPAAGDSILYSVVYGGASGFLIFGLMSMMAGAMTQPMINALEGRHMKMKQSMFLSLISMFIIAVIYVIGSVISSFTVYNYTIDALIFGAAVIFAIRTIVLWTTSNISLLKSIPAATTQPALIISMVVVLVSLTSLTTNIGYFSIIPLLFKIIIASLILVTAIYSFVTIIESPMKRNLGVGGLELLSLFLAHTTEGSNALEGIFEDIGEAIDTITGVISFRDKNGMKAVFITPGVHPGPVGNIGGGNMPTEIAESFDVFTMVSHGPSTHDFNPVSGREVKKVEKVVKDSLVTAEYAARASKFIRVQSGNARIGAQYFNDALLLLATFAPQGFDDIDFGVGLAVSNLAKAVTGAENVVLVDCHNSFKGEGGRILPGNREVFELMEAVEKLPKLDKDETLRMGCAHNPLNEISKDDGVGQSGLKVMVVEVAGERTAYIVLDSNNMKIGFRARIQDALADLDIQNLEVMTTDTHFVNTLSGGHNPVGTKKPDEIITAIVECTQEAINDIEDVEVASDVPKIQGIKTMGPLHSTELVTTISSIVAVSRIFAPLMFIFAFLFAFLWIFYWAL
- a CDS encoding FumA C-terminus/TtdB family hydratase beta subunit, with translation MNLKLETPLSTHETKKLQVGDTVYLSGKIFTARDSAHKRIVEEGAPVNLKGEVIFHAGPIIRKLDDHYEMVAVGPTTSTRMNPYEPQVIRMGIGAIVGKGGMDEATSKALQETGTAYLTAVGGCAALYVKSVKKIRSVNWLDLGVPEAMWELEVHEFGPLIVTMDSQGRNLYDEVKKEA
- a CDS encoding DUF6282 family protein, with translation MMKSKKKPELTSSMDIDEPCSLESHFSGNCLTGAAGSEDVLVEPDLRGFIDTHIHTAPDVKPRLLNDLEAAEDAKLNGMGAIVLKSHLEPTAGRARIAETATGFRVLGGICLNKSVGGLNIEAVKTSTSMGGRMVWLPTTSYPETSMDEEKLEAIINLICEEDMVLATGHLQVPDIFRVIDMARSAGTKRILVNHPLTRVVGASVQEQKEMSRHAYLEHCFVACMEGHDCLDPGVIASAVKTVGSSRCIMATDFGQAHNPLPSQGLKLFVKIMIEQGLSMEDVHAMCIENPSKLLF
- the csa3 gene encoding CRISPR-associated CARF protein Csa3, encoding MDYTLISTIYAIEPVMFCITNFSPKKVVLLREEDAPKDKLKVEEILAETLGKFIDIETKITSLYEVVRIARDTVDVIEQEAAQGRKIVVNISGGRKPQALGALFGCYARHKMIERIVYVTEEDKQVLDLPILNFGISETKLMVLEELKKGDISVKNLAIKIGISRGMTYNHIRELREMGFIAPDKLEITTAGELAVI
- a CDS encoding methanogen output domain 1-containing protein, which encodes MDNTRVLIIEDESITALEIHKKLETWGYHVVGVAGSGEEAVEIARENRLDLILADIILKGDMDGVEAIEQIYEITDAPVIYLTAHADESTFKRAKETKPAGYVIKPYDEKELAFNMEIALYNRKVKSRVEESEERLKAMNQFLHISSRAMTSSMRIEDTAGFLKEFARFFQSNIHSRFRKDLLSENSMRSDEELLEDYLEWVSQFFTNLGYKVDTQDNSLLVNQCFWGSRRGDNKTFCLMCKAMTELSFKWTGLPGHVEHESGLGLNHPTCVFRFEVEE